A stretch of Corallococcus macrosporus DNA encodes these proteins:
- a CDS encoding anti-sigma factor family protein has product MKGDALSRYQARYARLGAGPLPVGELLELVGDVLRRSDRLGTDGVEEALKGLGRSEVEAWLGQQKPQALQPLLLRAAEESMEVALGEEGEEAELWRSSALEGLAARDRAASAARALATWELLKGPLDGDALAARERFLGALGHLDTALRSRARWFIPLNAERRAERDLLDPVERPGAWWFSARAGCDDLVASWTGRPMKDPEHLKDCASCRADRADTAVVDSPPRRHLTDDELWRLDSGEMTREERERVEAHTAGCGECAQAVLALEEGDAAIDEALELEEDGAQAPRAARDSRADVARRPSAARLPEHREVLEERRDFRVVLVRERQRVRLLVQPLGTRAVTAAVFLSPGRPSLKPTQGPEGLSFDLSTALATGAHAAHLTVQAGQETLERDFAF; this is encoded by the coding sequence ATGAAGGGCGACGCGCTGTCCCGCTACCAGGCCCGGTACGCGCGCCTGGGCGCGGGCCCCCTTCCGGTGGGCGAGCTGTTGGAGCTGGTGGGGGACGTGCTGCGCCGCTCGGACCGGCTCGGCACCGACGGGGTGGAAGAGGCCTTGAAGGGCCTGGGCCGCTCCGAAGTGGAAGCCTGGCTTGGCCAGCAGAAGCCGCAGGCGCTCCAGCCGCTGCTCCTGCGTGCCGCCGAGGAGTCGATGGAGGTGGCGCTGGGCGAGGAGGGCGAGGAGGCGGAGCTGTGGCGCTCTTCCGCGCTGGAAGGACTGGCCGCCCGGGACCGGGCCGCCTCCGCCGCCCGCGCGCTCGCCACCTGGGAGCTGCTGAAGGGCCCGCTGGACGGGGACGCGCTCGCCGCTCGCGAGCGGTTTCTCGGGGCGCTGGGCCACCTGGACACCGCGCTGCGCTCCCGCGCGCGCTGGTTCATCCCGCTCAACGCCGAGCGCCGCGCCGAGCGCGACCTGTTGGACCCCGTGGAGCGTCCCGGCGCGTGGTGGTTCTCCGCGCGGGCCGGCTGCGATGACCTGGTGGCGTCCTGGACGGGCCGCCCCATGAAGGATCCGGAGCACCTGAAGGACTGTGCCAGTTGCCGCGCGGACCGGGCGGACACCGCGGTGGTGGACAGCCCCCCGCGCCGTCACCTCACGGACGACGAGCTGTGGCGGCTGGACTCGGGCGAGATGACCCGCGAGGAGCGCGAGCGCGTGGAGGCCCACACGGCCGGCTGTGGCGAGTGCGCGCAGGCCGTGCTGGCGCTGGAAGAGGGCGACGCCGCCATCGACGAGGCGCTGGAGCTGGAAGAGGACGGAGCGCAGGCCCCGCGCGCGGCGCGTGACTCCCGCGCGGACGTGGCCCGGCGCCCGAGCGCGGCCCGCCTGCCGGAGCACCGCGAGGTGCTGGAGGAGCGGCGCGACTTCCGCGTGGTGCTGGTGCGCGAGCGTCAACGGGTGCGGCTTCTGGTGCAGCCCCTGGGCACGCGCGCCGTGACGGCCGCGGTCTTCCTGTCGCCGGGGCGTCCTTCGCTCAAGCCGACGCAGGGGCCGGAGGGGCTGTCCTTCGACCTGTCCACCGCGCTGGCGACCGGCGCGCACGCGGCCCACCTCACGGTGCAGGCCGGGCAGGAGACGCTGGAGCGCGACTTCGCGTTCTGA